A genomic stretch from Falco cherrug isolate bFalChe1 chromosome 3, bFalChe1.pri, whole genome shotgun sequence includes:
- the TONSL gene encoding LOW QUALITY PROTEIN: tonsoku-like protein (The sequence of the model RefSeq protein was modified relative to this genomic sequence to represent the inferred CDS: deleted 1 base in 1 codon) has product MNAGSAREIRQLQKAKEKAQRSGSLVEEAAVCNQLGEILASHGRYEEALEEHRQELQLLEGAGDSIGCAVAHRKIGERLAELENYEAALKHQHQHLELARSLSDDTEQQRAWATIGRTYMFMADSRTQGEEAAGLPALRKAEQAFHTSLAIVEEKLEGAVPHRELTEMRTRLYLNLGLVYDSLKEPAKCDNYIKKSIFLSEQGQLYEDLYRAYFNLGSIHLREGEHSGALRCLARARDCARRMKEKGMESECCSSTAQVLLSLGDFAAAKRSLKQAYMLGSRQPWQRDLIRSNLRYATKVVRLQEALEEAAASDPSAALALCEQLGDTFSKHGDYGRAAEYYQRQLTFAQALGRPAGELAVIHVSLATTFGDLKDHVRAVHHYQQELALHQGNALEASWVPGGAPWSLGGFPGSLGYGGGCLARLSLCWRGRDKGTVAVGTRGVGWPMPLREAVGLSVGPPCPAWGGSMARRSPHWRQALTTAVPRRGKTWLNMALAMEEVGKPRAELQPCFQTALERAEVAGDPRLQRQILQHLHLLQLRDGDTEAAAGTVARLEGLGGSSKEEEEEEEEELESSETQDESELELSESEGEEDELDGYSKSVPGRRRISKQWNRRNERGETPLHRACIEGDLRRVQLFLKQGHPLNPRDYCGWTPLHEACNHGHLEIVRLLLDWGAALDDPGGPGCEGITPLHDALSCGHFEVAELLVQRGASVTARNARGLTPLGTLEEWASTYSKELDQETRQQCWAAERLLREVAAGRAPPQLSQDSPLFDAECAEPRALQPCSPPVVEPGDSDMSPLRPVKKRQRVPGLGRREGAGLESAEYEAAIRGLGSAKSLLGGGTMTACRQLAPRPALIPAEQYLEEDDWLEDDLGGSRGGRKRPRREPQEPAATSEDSTGPESNGRVPAPAQHQPRHRQSVQSRLTRLVERIPLGRSRECRPPEAAGPPLPTEGEGRGSPPCPPTALPALRVRVRVQDNVFLIPVPQSESRAVGWLAERAAERYYQTCGLLPRLTLKKEGALLAPQDLVGDVLQSNEEVLAEVQCWDLPPLAERYRRACQSLAVEPHQLLLKVMELQEQSPGLGVGGSLALRPPHLPPLLRALKLQAPLRQLWLRACGLSDDMAADLLATLATLPALTLLDLAGNRLGAQGLRQLVPQHPGTFQSLEELDLSLNPLGDASCQPLALLLRRCPALTTLRLQACGFTDSFALDGAARLQTLSLSCNALGAAGLERLLGGLACHSLGRLELGSVTRPGLRPLTGALGRYLAQEGCALSHLTLSGNWLGDSDILEVARCLPTCLALASLDFSANPRISATGLRTLLSALEERSQGLEFLSLAGCSVEGPLDDTTWARAASQIRDLRLCSQHVRRSDQRDAGKAWHGPAGTALGTVMRHRKLFCKSS; this is encoded by the exons ATGAACGCGGGGAGCGCGCGGGAGATTCGCC agctgcagaaggcGAAGGAGAAGGCCCAGCGCAGCGGGAGCCTGGTGGAAGAGGCTGCGGTCTGTAACCAGCTGGGGGAGATCCTGGCCAGCCATG GACGCTACGAGGAGGCTCTGGAGGAACATcggcaggagctgcagctgctggagggggccGGGGACAGCATCGGCTGCGCTGTGGCCCACCGCAAGATCGGCGAGCGCCTGGCGGAGCTGGAGAACTACGAGGCTGCGCTGAAG caccaACACCAGCATCTGGAGCTGGCCAGGTCCCTGTCAGATGACACGGAGCAACAACGAGCCTGGGCCACCATTGGCCGGACGTACATGTTCATGGCAGACAGCCGCACgcagggggaggaggcagcGGGGCTGCCGGCGCTGCGCAAGGCTGAACAGGCTTTCCACACCAGCCTGGCCATTGTGGAGGAGAAACTGGAAG GAGCTGTGCCGCACCGGGAGCTGACGGAGATGAGGACCCGGCTGTACCTCAACTTGGGTTTGGTCTACGACAGCTTGAAGGAACCAGCCAAGTGTGACAACTACATcaaaaaaagcatcttcctCTCCGA gcaggggcagcttTATGAAGATCTCTACCGTGCTTACTTCAACCTGGGGAGCATCCACCTGCGGGAGGGTGAGCACTCCGGGGCCCTGCGCTGCCTGGCCCGGGCACGCGACTGCGCCCGCAGGATGAAGGAGAAGGGGATGGAGAGcgagtgctgcagcagcacagcccag GTCCTGCTGAGTTTGGGTGACTTTGCGGCCGCCAAGCGCTCACTGAAGCAAGCCTACATGCTGGGCTCGCGGCAGCCCTGGCAGCGAGACCTCATCCGATCCAACCTCCGTTATG CCACCAAGGTGGTGCGGCTGCAGGAGGCTCTGGAGGAGGCAGCGGCTAGTGACccatcagcagccctggccctCTGCGAGCAGCTTGGGGACACCTTCTCCAAGCACGGGGACTACGGCCGGGCTGCAGAGTACTACCAGAGGCAG CTGACCTTTGCCCAGGCGCTGGGGAGGCCAGCGGGGGAGCTGGCCGTCATCCATGTCTCACTGGCCACCACCTTTGGAGACCTGAAGGACCATGTGCGAGCTGTCCACCATTaccagcaggagctggcccTGCACCAGGGCAATGCACTGGAGGCGAGCTGGGTCCCTGGGGGTGCTCCTTGGTCCTTGGGGGGGTTCCCTGGGTCCCTTGGCTATGGAGGGGGGTGCTTAGCGAGGCTATCCCTGTGTTGGCGTGGGAGG GACAAGGGCACAGTGGCTGTGGGGACCCGTGGGGTGGGGTGGCCCATGCCCctcagggaggctgtggggctCAGTGTGGGACCCCCAtgccctgcctggggagggtCCATGGCTCGGCGTAGCCCCCACTGGAGGCAGGCACTGACCACAGCTGTGCCCAGGAGGGGGAAAACATGGCTGAACATGGCACTGGCCATGGAGGAGGTGGGCAAGCCCCGTGCcgagctgcagccctgcttccaAACAGCCCTGGAGCGAGCGGAGGTGGCCGGAGATCCCCGGCTGCAG aGGCAGATCTTGCAGCATCTCCACTTGCTGCAGCTGCGGGATGGTGACACCGAGGCTGCCGCTGGCACCGTGGCCcggctggaggggctggggggctccagcaaggaggaggaggaggaggaagaggaagaactggAGAGTAGTGAGACTCAGGACGAGAGTGAGCTGGAGCTGTCGGAGAGCG AGGGGGAGGAAGATGAACTTGACGGCTACAGCAAGAGCGTCCCCGGGCGCCGGCGGATCAGCAAG CAGTGGAACCGGCGGAACGAGCggggtgagacccccctgcaccGCGCCTGCATTGAGGGTGACCTGCGCCGCGTCCAGCTCTTCCTCAAGCAG GGGCACCCCCTGAACCCCCGCGATTACTGCGGCTGGACTCCGCTGCACGAAGCCTGCAACCATGGGCACCTGG AGATCGTTCGGCTGCTGCTGGATTGGGGGGCGGCGCTGGATGACCCTGGGGGTCCAGGCTGCGAGGGCATCACCCCCCTGCATGATGCCCTGAGCTGTGGCCATTTTGAGGTGGCCGAGCTGCTGGTACAGCGGGGAGCGTCGGTGACGGCGAGGAACGCCAGG GGCCTGACACCGCTGGGTACGCTGGAGGAGTGGGCGAGCACCTACAGCAAGGAACTGGACCAGGAGACgcggcagcagtgctgggcGGCCGAGCgcctgctcagggaggtggcGGCGGGACGAG ccccgccACAGCTCTCCCAGGACTCGCCGCTGTTCGACGCCGAGTGTGCCGAGCCCCGAGCCCTGCAGCCTTGCTCGCCACCAGTGGTGGAGCCGGGGGACAGTGACATGTCGCCGCTGAGGCCGGTGAAGAAGCGGCAGCGGGTGCCGGGGCTCGGCAGGCGGGAGGGAGCGGGTCTGGAGTCGGCCGAGTACGAAGCCGCCATCCGGGGCCTCGGCAGCGCCAAGTCCCTTCTGGGTGGCGGCACCATGACAGCGTGCCGGCAGCTGGCACCACGGCCGGCCCTCATCCCAGCCGAGCAGTACCTGGAGGAGGATGACTGGTTGGAAGATGACCTaggggggtcccgggggggcCGTAAGCGGCCCCGCCGGGAACCCCAGGAGCCGGCAGCCACTTCAGAGGACAGCACGGGGCCAGAGAGCAATGGCAGGGTCCCTGCTCCggcccagcaccagccccgGCACCGCCAGAGCGTGCAGAGCCGCCTCACCCGCCTGGTGGAGAGGATCCCACTGGGGCGCTCCCGGGAATGCCGACCCCCCGAGGCAGCCGGGCCCCCTCTCCCCACCgagggtgagggcagggggagccccCCATGCCCacccactgccctgcctgccctccggGTCCGCGTCCGGGTCCAGGACAATGTCTTCCTCATCCCAGTGCCACAGAG CGAGAGCCGTGCCGTGGGCTGGCTGGCGGAGCGGGCAGCCGAGCGGTACTACCAAACCTGTGGGCTGCTGCCGCGGCTCACCCTCAAGAAAGAGGGGGCTCTCCTGGCCCCCCAGGACCTGGTTGGGGACGTCCTGCAGAGCAACGAGGAG GTGCTGGCAGAGGTGCAGTGCTGGGACCTGCCGCCCTTGGCCGAGCGGTACCGCAGGGCCTGCCAGAGCTTGGCCGTGG AGCCGCACCAGCTGTTGCTGAAGGTgatggagctgcaggagcagagcccggggctgggggttgggggtAGCCTGGCCCTGCgtcccccccacctccccccgcTGCTGCGGGCCCTCAAGCTGCAGGCACCTCTGCGGCAGCTCTGGCTGCGTGCCTGCGGGCTGTCGGATGACATGGCCGCCGATCTGCTGGCCACGCTGGCCACCCTGCCCGCCCTCACCCTCCTCGACCTGGCTGGGAACCGTCTGGGCGCCCAGGGGCTGCGGCAGCTCGTGCCCCAGCACCCCGGCACCTTCCAG AGCCTGGAGGAGCTGGACCTGAGCCTGAACCCTCTGGGCGatgccagctgccagccactggccctgctgctgcggCGCTGCCCGGCGCTCACCACGCTGCGGCTGCAGGCCTGCGGCTTCACCGACAGCTTCGCCCTGGACG GAGCTGCGCGGCTGCAGACGCTGTCCCTGTCCTGCAATGCCCTGGGCGCAGCGGGGCTGGAGCGGCTCCTCGGTGGCCTGGCGTGCCACAGCCTCGGCCGGCTGGAGCTGGGCTCTGTTACCAGGCCGGGGCTGCGGCCCCTCACCGGGGCCCTCGGCAGGTACCTGGCACAG GAGGGCTGCGCTCTGAGCCACCTAACACTCTCCGGGAACTGGCTGGGTGACAGTGACATCCTGGAGGTGGCCAG GTGCCTCCCCACTTGCCTGGCACTGGCTTCCCTGGATTTCTCAGCCAATCCCAGGATCAGCGCCACGGGGCTGCGGACACTGCTCTCTGCCCTGGAAGAGAGGAGCCAGGGGCTGGAGTTCCTCAGTCTGGCAG gctgctCCGTGGAGGGGCCGTTGGATGACACGACCTGGgccagagctgccagccagaTCCGAGATCTCCGGCTCTGCAGTCAGCATGTCAGACGGAGTGACCAGCGTGATGCTGGCAAAGCATGGCACGGTCCTGCCGGCACAGCACTCGGCACCGTCATGCGGCACCGTAAGCTCTTCTGTAAGAGCAGCTAA
- the VPS28 gene encoding vacuolar protein sorting-associated protein 28 homolog isoform X1, giving the protein MFHGIAAPPGTGAPGTKPELYEEVKLYKNAREREKPRCGGRYDNMAELFAVVKTLQALEKAYIKDCVSPNEYTAACSRLLVQFKAALKQVQGSEVSSIDDFCRKFRLDCPLAMERIKEDRPITIKDDKGNLNRCIADIVSLFITVMDKLRLEIRAMDEIQPDLRELMETMNRMSHLPPDFEGRQKVNQWLQTLSGMSASDELDDSQVRQMLFDLESAYNAFNRFLHS; this is encoded by the exons ATGTTTCACGGTATCGCGGCCCCGCCCGGGACGGGAG CGCCCGGGACCAAGCCGGAGCTGTATGAG GAGGTGAAGCTCTACAAGAACGCCCGGGAGCGCGAGAAG CCCCGCTGCGGTGGCAGGTATGACAACATGGCCGAGCTCTTTGCGGTGGTGAAGACGCTGCAGGCGCTGGAGAAAGCCTACATCAAGGACTGTGTCTCTCCTAATGA GTACACGGCTGCCTGCTCCCGCCTCCTGGTCCAGTTCAAAGCCGCCCTCAAGCAAGTGCAGGGCTCCGAGGTCAGCTCTATCGATGACTTCTGCCGCAAGTTCCGG CTTGACTGCCCCTTGGCCATGGAGAGGATCAAGGAAGACCGGCCCATCACCATCAAGGACGACAAGGGCAACCTCAACCGCTGCATCGCCGATATAGTCTCC CTCTTCATCACGGTGATGGACAAGCTGCGCCTGGAGATCCGAGCCATGGACGAG ATCCAGCCAGACCTACGGGAGCTGATGGAGACGATGAACCGGATGAGCCACCTGCCCCCCGACTTCGAGGGGAGACAGAAAGTCAACCAGTG GCTCCAGACGCTCAGCGGGATGTCAGCATCGGACGAGCTGGATGATTCCCAGGTCCGGCAGATGTTGTTTGACCTGGAATCTGCCTACAACGCCTTCAACCGCTTCCTCCACTCCTGA
- the VPS28 gene encoding vacuolar protein sorting-associated protein 28 homolog isoform X2 — protein MFHGIAAPPGTGAPGTKPELYEEVKLYKNAREREKYDNMAELFAVVKTLQALEKAYIKDCVSPNEYTAACSRLLVQFKAALKQVQGSEVSSIDDFCRKFRLDCPLAMERIKEDRPITIKDDKGNLNRCIADIVSLFITVMDKLRLEIRAMDEIQPDLRELMETMNRMSHLPPDFEGRQKVNQWLQTLSGMSASDELDDSQVRQMLFDLESAYNAFNRFLHS, from the exons ATGTTTCACGGTATCGCGGCCCCGCCCGGGACGGGAG CGCCCGGGACCAAGCCGGAGCTGTATGAG GAGGTGAAGCTCTACAAGAACGCCCGGGAGCGCGAGAA GTATGACAACATGGCCGAGCTCTTTGCGGTGGTGAAGACGCTGCAGGCGCTGGAGAAAGCCTACATCAAGGACTGTGTCTCTCCTAATGA GTACACGGCTGCCTGCTCCCGCCTCCTGGTCCAGTTCAAAGCCGCCCTCAAGCAAGTGCAGGGCTCCGAGGTCAGCTCTATCGATGACTTCTGCCGCAAGTTCCGG CTTGACTGCCCCTTGGCCATGGAGAGGATCAAGGAAGACCGGCCCATCACCATCAAGGACGACAAGGGCAACCTCAACCGCTGCATCGCCGATATAGTCTCC CTCTTCATCACGGTGATGGACAAGCTGCGCCTGGAGATCCGAGCCATGGACGAG ATCCAGCCAGACCTACGGGAGCTGATGGAGACGATGAACCGGATGAGCCACCTGCCCCCCGACTTCGAGGGGAGACAGAAAGTCAACCAGTG GCTCCAGACGCTCAGCGGGATGTCAGCATCGGACGAGCTGGATGATTCCCAGGTCCGGCAGATGTTGTTTGACCTGGAATCTGCCTACAACGCCTTCAACCGCTTCCTCCACTCCTGA